One segment of Prionailurus bengalensis isolate Pbe53 chromosome D4, Fcat_Pben_1.1_paternal_pri, whole genome shotgun sequence DNA contains the following:
- the MLANA gene encoding melanoma antigen recognized by T-cells 1, protein MPKEEAYFILGYPKKGHNHSYITTEEAAGIGILTVVLGILLLIGCWYCRRRSGYRSLRDKSIHTGTRSTLTRRCPREGFGHQDSKLPFQENNCEPVVPNAPPAYEKLSAEQSPPPYSP, encoded by the exons ATGCCAAAAGAAGAGGCTTACTTCATTCTTGGCTACCCCAAGAAGGGGCACAACCACTCCTACATCACAACTGAAGA GGCTGCAGGGATTGGAATCCTGACAGTAGTCCTGGGAATTTTGCTGCTCATTGGCTGCTGGTATTGTAGAAGACGAAGTGGATACAGAAGCTTGAGG GACAAAAGCATTCACACTGGCACTCGAAGTACCTTAACAAGGAGATGTCCACGTGAGGGGTTTGGTCACCAGGATAGCAAGCTGCCTTTTCAAGAGAATAATTGTGAACCTGTG GTTCCCAATGCTCCACCTGCCTATGAGAAACTCTCTGCAGAACAGTCACCACCACCTTATTCCCCGTGA